The proteins below come from a single Corylus avellana chromosome ca3, CavTom2PMs-1.0 genomic window:
- the LOC132176535 gene encoding UDP-N-acetylmuramoyl-L-alanyl-D-glutamate--2,6-diaminopimelate ligase MurE homolog, chloroplastic-like — protein MAFTFLTIPHLLSAPPPPHIFSPKPQVFPSKPDNLSLSSSPFHTLRAPTAIGPDKKFYPEPSDDDPPEADEDSGHGVSRFQQIHRQAARARKLQEDDFEKNQSTYLSAIADVEDPAENTDQDDSGDDLFGDIDKAIALQRKEFVKKGLLKPNPKKEETEQVEGIEELEPEEVVDLEEIDELQGLKVVSEDSDEDGSAKFSEEVTEFGNGNRGSSSNSSFDLDFDYGKVKARIVEPKFKMSLAELLDESKVVPVSVYGDLEVQITGIQHDSRLVCSGDLFVCCVGRKTDGHLYLTEADKRGAVAVVASKEIDIEETLGCKALVIVEDTNAVLAALAASFYRYPSKNMAVIGITGTNGKTTTSYLIKGMYEAMGLRTGMLSTVAYYIHGDNKLESPNTTPDAVLVQNLMAKMLHNGTEAVVMEASSHGLALGRCDEVDFDIAVFTNLTRDHLDFHGTEEEYRDAKAKLFSRMVDPERNRKVVNIDDPNAPFFIAQGNPDVPVVTFGMENKNADVHPLKFELSLFETQVLVNTPQGILEISSGLLGRHNIYNILAAVAVGIAVGAPLEDIVRGIEEVDGVPGRCELIDEEQAFGVIVDYAHTPDALSRLLDSVRELGPRRIITVFGCVGEGDRGKRPMMTKIATDKSDVTILTSDNPKNEDPLDILDDMLAGVGWTMQDYLKHGENDYYPPLPNGHRIFLHDIRRVAVRCAVAMGEEADMVVVAGKGHETYQIEGEKNEFYDDREECREALQYVDELHQAGIDTSEFPWRLPESH, from the exons ATGGCCTTCACTTTCCTCACTATCCCACACTTGCTCTCTGCACCTCCACCACCCCACATCTTCTCTCCAAAACCCCAAGTTTTCCCCTCCAAACCTGACAATCTTTCTCTATCTTCCTCCCCATTTCACACTCTCCGAGCCCCTACCGCTATCGGACCCGACAAAAAGTTCTACCCTGAGCCGTCAGACGACGACCCACCCGAAGCCGACGAGGATTCCGGGCACGGAGTGTCCAGATTCCAGCAAATCCATCGCCAAGCCGCGCGAGCCCGGAAGCTCCAAGAGGATGACTTTGAGAAGAACCAGTCCACGTACCTCTCCGCCATTGCTGATGTGGAAGACCCAGCGGAAAATACCGACCAGGACGACTCCGGGGACGATTTGTTCGGGGATATTGACAAGGCCATTGCCTTGCAGCGCAAGGAGTTCGTGAAGAAGGGGCTTCTGAAGCCGAACCCCAAGAAGGAAGAGACCGAGCAGGTTGAGGGAATCGAAGAGTTGGAGCCCGAGGAGGTCGTGGATTTGGAGGAAATCGACGAGCTTCAGGGGCTTAAGGTCGTTTCGGAGGACTCGGACGAAGATGGGTCGGCGAAGTTCAGCGAAGAGGTTACGGAATTCGGTAATGGAAATCGTGGGTCGTCTTCAAATTCCTCGTTTGATTTGGATTTTGATTATGGGAAAGTTAAGGCTAGGATTGTGGAACCCAAATTTAAGATGAGTTTAGCTGAGCTTTTGGATGAGAGTAAGGTGGTGCCCGTTTCGGTTTATGGTGATTTAGAGGTACAGATTACTGGAATTCAACACGATTCTAGGCTGGTCTGCTCAGGAGACTTGTTTGTGTGTTGTGTTGGGAGGAAAACTGATGGGCATTTGTATTTGACCGAGGCTGATAAGAGAGGGGCAGTGGCAGTGGTGGCGAGCAAGGAGATTGATATAGAGGAGACCTTGGGATGTAAGGCATTGGTGATTGTGGAAGACACCAATGCGGTTCTTGCGGCATTGGCCGCATCTTTCTATAGGTACCCGTCGAAGAATATGGCGGTGATTGGGATAACAGGGACCAATGGGAAGACGACCACTTCATATTTGAtaaaaggcatgtatgaagcgATGGGATTGAGAACTGGGATGTTGAGCACGGTTGCTTATTATATCCATGGGGATAACAAGTTGGAGTCACCTAACACGACCCCGGATGCTGTTTTGGTTCAGAATTTGATGGCAAAGATGCTTCATAACGGGACTGAAGCGGTTGTCATGGAGGCTTCTTCTCATGGACTGGCCTTAGGGAGGTGTGATGAAGTTGATTTTGATATTGCAGTTTTCACAAATTTGACGAGGGACCATTTGGATTTTCATGGGACTGAGGAGGAGTATAGGGATGCCAAGGCTAAGCTATTTTCGAGGATGGTGGACCCGGAACGAAACAGGAAAGTTGTCAACATTGACGATCCAAATGCACCTTTCTTTATAGCACAAGGGAACCCAGATGTGCCTGTTGTGACCTTTGGAATGGAGAATAAGAATGCGGATGTTCACCCGCTGAAGTTTGAGCTCTCCCTGTTCGAGACACAGGTTTTGGTTAATACGCCTCAAGGCATTCTGGAGATTTCATCCGGGTTACTTGGAAGGcataatatttataatattctTGCAGCCGTGGCCGTTGGGATTGCGGTTGGGGCACCATTGGAGGATATTGTTAGAGGGATTGAAGAGGTTGATGGAGTTCCAGGACGGTGTGAGTTGATTGATGAGGAACAGGCATTCGGAGTGATTGTGGACTATGCTCATACTCCTGATGCCCTGTCTAGACTACTTGATTCTGTAAGAGAGCTTGGACCGAGGAGGATTATCACTG tttttggttgtgttggCGAGGGCGACAGGGGAAAAAGACCCATGATGACAAAGATTGCAACAGATAAAAGTGATGTGACAATTCTGACATCTGACAATCCAAAGAATGAAGATCCAT TGGACATTTTGGATGATATGCTGGCTGGAGTAGGATGGACAATGCAGGATTACCTGAAACATGGTGAGAATGATTACTACCCACCTCTTCCAAATGGTCATAGGATTTTCCTGCATGATATTAGACGGGTGGCTGTACGTTGTGCTGTTGCCATGGGCGAGGAGGCTGATATGGTT GTGGTTGCTGGCAAAGGGCATGAAACATATCAGATAGAAGGTGAGAAGAATGAATTTTATGATGACCGGGAAGAGTGCCGTGAAGCATTGCAGTATGTTGATGAGCTCCACCAAGCTGGGATAGACACTAGTGAATTCCCATGGCG GTTACCAGAGAGTCATTGA